The following are from one region of the Mycolicibacterium diernhoferi genome:
- a CDS encoding EcsC family protein — protein sequence MGLSDYEQVQLEKVREHKEHELRRSARHLVPESVKNTGRKLYGRALKAPGAAKVKDTGAAALKATAEGAGKFMTRTGQLTTSESRVIRAYAKKGHTVEHLDDIHKLDLRAIDKVASFTRLHYAYSVSAATEGAAAGLAVSGGQALAAFGAVAGAGAAAAPGLGTIAAAMGVDAAALLTACSRVIAHDALYYGYDPRDPAEEVFMMQIIGLGLAVTPSAKAVAYQQLAILTRSLATNVAWRQLNQQTFVKVAQRFATQFGQKLTKKKLGQFVPIAGVGIGAALNWKMVDDVASAAYWAYRERFLFDKGGDIGPVVIDAEVDESGVADASEDAIDVISILESEGVIIGDDAPVGDDEVT from the coding sequence TGGAAAAGGTGCGTGAGCACAAAGAGCACGAACTTCGTCGGTCCGCTCGGCACCTCGTGCCGGAGTCGGTGAAGAACACGGGTCGCAAGTTGTATGGCAGGGCGCTCAAGGCTCCGGGTGCCGCCAAGGTGAAGGACACCGGAGCCGCTGCTCTGAAGGCGACCGCCGAGGGTGCAGGAAAGTTCATGACCCGCACCGGGCAGTTGACCACGTCCGAGTCGCGCGTCATCCGGGCCTATGCCAAAAAGGGTCACACCGTCGAGCACCTCGACGACATTCACAAACTCGATCTTCGAGCAATTGACAAGGTTGCTTCGTTCACCCGGTTGCATTACGCCTACTCGGTTTCCGCCGCGACGGAGGGCGCAGCAGCCGGGCTTGCGGTTAGCGGTGGGCAAGCGTTGGCGGCGTTCGGTGCGGTAGCGGGAGCGGGGGCGGCGGCTGCGCCAGGGCTTGGCACCATCGCAGCCGCGATGGGCGTTGACGCCGCTGCACTCCTGACTGCGTGCAGTCGAGTGATTGCGCACGACGCTTTGTACTACGGGTATGACCCGCGCGACCCTGCCGAAGAGGTCTTCATGATGCAGATCATCGGTCTAGGTCTCGCTGTAACTCCGTCGGCGAAAGCGGTGGCTTACCAGCAGCTCGCGATTCTGACCCGCAGTCTGGCGACCAACGTGGCTTGGCGGCAGTTGAACCAGCAGACGTTCGTCAAGGTTGCGCAGCGATTCGCCACGCAGTTCGGCCAGAAACTGACTAAGAAGAAGCTCGGGCAGTTCGTGCCAATCGCGGGTGTTGGGATTGGAGCGGCGTTGAACTGGAAAATGGTCGACGACGTCGCCAGCGCCGCGTACTGGGCTTATCGCGAGCGGTTTCTCTTCGACAAGGGCGGTGACATTGGGCCTGTCGTAATCGATGCCGAGGTTGACGAGTCCGGCGTCGCCGACGCCTCTGAAGACGCGATCGATGTGATCAGCATTCTTGAATCAGAGGGAGTGATCATCGGCGACGACGCGCCAGTCGGAGACGACGAGGTCACATAG